The following proteins come from a genomic window of Ictalurus furcatus strain D&B chromosome 14, Billie_1.0, whole genome shotgun sequence:
- the psmb10 gene encoding proteasome subunit beta type-10: protein MLSSSSQVEAPSGGFCFENARRNAVLEAGLSEKGYSAPKARKTGTTIGGIIFKDGVILGADTRATDDMVVADKNCMKIHYIAPNIYCCGAGVAADAEITTQMMSSNIELHSLSTGRPPLVVTVTRQLKQLLFRYQGHIGSSLIVGGVDVDGFQLFSIYPHGSYDKLPFAALGSGAAAAISVFEDRYKPNLELEDAKRLVRDAIAAGIFCDLGSGSNIDLCVITDKGVDYLRGYDQPVQKGQKEGKYIYKQGTTPVLTKTVTPLTLDVVDESVQMMDSQ from the exons ATGCTGAGCTCGAGCTCACAGGTTGAGGCACCGAGTGGAGGTTTCTGCTTTGAGAACGCGcgcag AAATGCGGTATTGGAGGCTGGTCTGTCGGAGAAGGGCTACAGCGCTCCAAAAGCCCGGAAGACTGGCACCACTATCGGTGGGATCATATTCAAG GATGGAGTTATCCTCGGCGCTGACACTCGGGCTACTGACGACATGGTCGTGGCCGATAAAAACTGCATGAAGATCCACTACATCGCACCCAACATATA CTGTTGTGGAGCGGGCGTGGCAGCAGACGCTGAGATCACCACCCAGATGATGTCGTCAAACATCGAGCTGCATTCTCTCAGCACGGGACGTCCTCCTCTCGTCGTCACTGTGACACGGCAACTCAAACAGTTGCTGTTCAG GTATCAGGGACACATCGGCTCGTCTCTCATCGTCGGAGGAGTGGATGTTGACGGCTTCCAGCTCTTCAGCATCTACCCTCACGGCTCCTATGATAAACTGCCCTTCGCCGCCTTGG GTTCTGGAGCAGCTGCAGCCATCTCTGTGTTTGAAGACCGATACAAACCCAACCTGGAG CTGGAGGATGCGAAGAGGCTGGTACGTGACGCCATCGCCGCTGGGATTTTCTGTGACCTGGGCTCTGGTAGCAACATTGATCTGTGCGTGATCACAGACAAAGGAGTAGATTATCTGCGGGGCTATGACCAGCCTGTACAGAAGGGCCAGAA GGAAGGCAAGTACATCTACAAGCAAGGAACCACACCAGTGCTGACGAAGACGGTCACGCCACTCACGCTGGACGTCGTGGATGAATCTGTTCAGATGATGGACAGCCAGTGA